Proteins from a single region of Candidatus Methylomirabilota bacterium:
- a CDS encoding ABC transporter substrate-binding protein yields the protein MRPARTALLSVFVFAWATSLCLGSASPAEAQKKGGTLTIVRPTDPVSLDPQLETTAPGAWVYFNMLEPLLTMDEKMQIKPALALSYEILSPTKVRFKLRPGVKFHDGTPLNAAAVKFTFDRALRGTPPARWASLAGSLSGAEVVDELTVDVMTREPYGPILRTLAMYCTGIVSPTAVQKMGPDFSRAPVGTGPFKFVEWKTNTHVILERNADYWGDKAPLDRVIFKVVPEEGARMIALQTGDADMVLLPAPAQLASLKRDSKYIVHEVVGGRVVFAGMHAGFAPLDDVRVRTALLHAVDRKAILENILEGSAVPARGVLAPSVFGFKDMQLDKLYPFDRAKARALLAQAGWTPGPDGVVQKSGQKLSLSWLAARGRYPKDGEITEAIQAMFKEVGVEAKVQFLEWATVFTQFRAATLNQHMFTLGWVTSNADADYSLYALFHSKQVPPTGWNTSRYANPRVDALVEQARRSLNQTEREKLYGEVQDILAKEMVWIPVYNTKEIVVTRASVKGFTVHPVEYNLWLGKVWLDK from the coding sequence ATGAGGCCAGCTCGCACCGCGCTTCTCTCCGTGTTCGTCTTCGCTTGGGCGACTTCCCTCTGCCTCGGCTCTGCCTCTCCGGCCGAAGCTCAGAAAAAGGGCGGCACCCTCACCATCGTGCGTCCCACCGATCCCGTGTCGCTCGATCCGCAGCTCGAGACCACCGCGCCCGGCGCCTGGGTCTACTTCAACATGCTCGAACCGCTCCTGACCATGGACGAGAAGATGCAGATCAAGCCCGCCCTCGCCCTTTCATACGAGATCCTCTCGCCCACCAAGGTGCGCTTCAAGCTGCGGCCGGGCGTCAAGTTCCACGACGGCACGCCCCTGAACGCGGCCGCGGTGAAGTTCACCTTCGATCGCGCCCTGCGGGGTACGCCGCCCGCGCGCTGGGCGAGCCTCGCCGGCTCCCTGAGCGGCGCGGAGGTGGTGGACGAGCTGACCGTGGACGTGATGACCCGCGAGCCGTATGGCCCCATCCTGCGCACGCTGGCCATGTACTGCACGGGCATCGTGTCGCCCACCGCCGTGCAGAAGATGGGCCCCGACTTCAGCCGCGCGCCCGTGGGGACCGGGCCCTTCAAGTTCGTCGAGTGGAAGACCAACACCCACGTGATCCTGGAGCGGAATGCCGACTACTGGGGCGACAAGGCGCCCCTCGACCGCGTCATCTTCAAGGTCGTCCCCGAAGAGGGTGCGCGCATGATCGCGCTCCAGACCGGCGACGCCGACATGGTGTTGCTGCCCGCCCCCGCCCAGCTCGCCTCCCTCAAGCGCGATTCGAAGTACATCGTCCACGAGGTGGTGGGCGGACGCGTGGTCTTCGCGGGAATGCACGCCGGGTTCGCTCCGCTCGACGATGTGCGCGTGCGCACGGCCCTGCTCCACGCCGTGGATCGCAAGGCCATCCTCGAGAACATCCTGGAGGGCTCGGCGGTGCCCGCCCGCGGCGTGCTCGCCCCGAGCGTGTTCGGCTTCAAGGACATGCAGCTCGACAAGCTGTACCCCTTCGACCGCGCCAAGGCCAGGGCCCTCCTGGCCCAAGCGGGCTGGACCCCCGGCCCCGATGGCGTCGTGCAGAAGAGCGGGCAGAAGCTCTCGCTGTCGTGGCTGGCCGCGCGCGGTCGCTATCCCAAGGACGGCGAGATCACCGAGGCCATCCAGGCCATGTTCAAGGAGGTCGGGGTCGAGGCCAAGGTGCAATTCCTGGAGTGGGCAACCGTGTTCACGCAGTTCCGCGCGGCCACCCTGAACCAGCACATGTTCACCCTGGGCTGGGTGACCTCGAACGCGGATGCCGACTACTCTCTCTACGCGCTCTTTCATTCGAAGCAGGTGCCGCCCACCGGCTGGAACACCTCGCGTTACGCCAACCCGCGCGTGGACGCCCTCGTGGAGCAGGCGCGCCGGAGCCTGAACCAGACAGAGCGCGAGAAGCTCTACGGCGAGGTGCAGGACATTCTCGCCAAGGAGATGGTGTGGATCCCCGTGTACAACACCAAGGAAATCGTGGTCACGCGCGCGAGCGTCAAGGGATTCACCGTGCACCCGGTGGAGTACAACCTGTGGCTCGGAAAGGTCTGGCTCGACAAGTAG
- a CDS encoding 2-dehydropantoate 2-reductase N-terminal domain-containing protein: MVITVYGAGAIGGTTGAALARAGHEVVVVDSDAPHVDAINDRGLTVERDGVATTTRVRAVTPARLGDKLGLILLAVKSHHTADALRDITPRLAPGGITVSLQNGLSEELIAQAIGAERTVGCLVNWAADWVAPGRILHGGHGAFVLGELDGRITPRVRELARLLSVVEETPVTENIWGYKWAKLIYGALLFGTAVVDAHVYEVVERSPGVQAALIGIVGEGMAVSDKAGVRLEPFDEFDPAWYRAALGGDAGARARAMTAIAVHYRFHTKTKTGIWRDLAVRKRKTEVDGQLGVLVRKGEAFGVAMPLMRQLTELIRDLEDGRRPMAWENLDPLVALTQGSRP; the protein is encoded by the coding sequence ATGGTGATCACCGTCTACGGCGCGGGCGCGATCGGAGGCACCACGGGTGCCGCTCTCGCGCGCGCCGGGCACGAGGTCGTCGTCGTCGACAGCGACGCTCCCCATGTCGACGCCATCAATGACCGCGGGCTCACCGTGGAACGGGACGGCGTGGCGACCACGACCCGCGTGCGCGCCGTCACGCCTGCCCGTCTCGGTGACAAGCTCGGGCTGATCCTGCTTGCCGTCAAGAGTCACCACACGGCCGACGCCCTCCGGGACATCACACCGCGGCTGGCGCCCGGCGGCATCACGGTGTCTCTCCAGAACGGGCTCAGCGAGGAGCTGATCGCGCAGGCCATCGGGGCCGAGCGAACCGTCGGTTGCCTCGTCAACTGGGCGGCGGACTGGGTCGCGCCGGGGCGAATCCTCCACGGCGGCCACGGCGCCTTCGTGCTGGGAGAGCTCGATGGACGGATCACGCCCCGTGTCCGCGAGCTGGCCCGACTGCTGAGCGTGGTGGAGGAGACTCCCGTCACCGAGAATATCTGGGGCTACAAGTGGGCGAAGCTCATCTACGGTGCCTTGCTCTTCGGCACGGCGGTGGTCGACGCGCACGTGTACGAAGTGGTGGAGCGGAGCCCGGGCGTGCAGGCGGCGCTCATCGGCATCGTGGGAGAAGGCATGGCCGTCAGCGACAAGGCCGGGGTGCGCCTCGAGCCCTTCGACGAGTTCGACCCGGCATGGTACCGGGCGGCCCTCGGCGGTGACGCGGGGGCCCGCGCGCGTGCCATGACGGCCATCGCCGTCCACTACCGTTTCCACACCAAGACCAAGACCGGGATATGGCGCGACCTCGCCGTGCGCAAGCGCAAGACCGAGGTCGATGGCCAGCTCGGCGTGCTCGTGCGGAAGGGCGAGGCTTTCGGGGTGGCCATGCCCCTCATGCGGCAGCTCACCGAGCTGATCCGCGATCTGGAGGATGGCCGCCGGCCGATGGCCTGGGAGAACCTCGACCCGCTCGTGGCTTTGACGCAAGGCTCGCGACCATGA